A region of Geobacillus sp. 46C-IIa DNA encodes the following proteins:
- a CDS encoding galactosyldiacylglycerol synthase: protein MTTVLFLPLLQLPSGHHRAAEALAEGLRSIDRAVKCEKIELLSSRLGAKEQWISRLYLRCIRHAPKAYSAAYRRSVLRPSSEPPSFSLYERLFGGHLKQLIRRLKPALIVCTHAFPSHLLDLLKQRGEIDVPVINVYTDYFVHNLWGKTAIDGHFVGHPAMKEALVRKGVAIEQITVTGIPVHPAFAARQPAPPAMRARYIGLISGGSLGLGDWEQLFSKISPNDPVDYYVLCGTNEQLYERLKKKNHPRLLPLRYISSPAAMSALYDEVDFVLTKPGGVTLSECLRKRKPAFIYAMLPGQEEINFRLLCDDGLIFDFRHWRRLPSLSKAIVSTLHSPALARCLAKIDDYHRTLSPTDPALVIYERFLAASPINKGRSWFDNVKPHHSFRI from the coding sequence ATGACGACAGTGCTTTTTCTTCCGCTTCTTCAGCTTCCATCCGGTCATCATCGGGCTGCTGAAGCGCTGGCAGAAGGGTTGCGGTCGATCGATCGCGCCGTGAAGTGTGAAAAAATCGAATTGCTTTCCTCGCGGCTCGGCGCCAAGGAACAGTGGATTTCCCGCCTTTATTTGCGCTGCATCCGCCATGCGCCGAAAGCATACAGCGCCGCCTACCGCCGTTCCGTTTTGCGTCCCTCATCCGAACCGCCGTCATTCTCGCTTTACGAGCGGCTGTTTGGCGGCCATTTGAAACAGCTGATTCGTCGCCTAAAGCCAGCGCTGATTGTCTGTACTCATGCGTTTCCATCGCATTTGCTTGATCTTCTTAAGCAGCGCGGGGAAATCGACGTTCCTGTCATCAACGTGTATACCGATTATTTTGTCCATAACTTATGGGGGAAAACAGCCATTGACGGCCATTTTGTCGGCCATCCGGCCATGAAGGAAGCATTAGTCCGAAAAGGGGTCGCCATCGAGCAGATCACCGTCACCGGCATTCCCGTTCACCCGGCGTTTGCCGCCCGGCAGCCGGCGCCGCCGGCTATGCGCGCCCGCTACATCGGGCTCATTAGCGGCGGCAGCCTAGGCCTTGGCGATTGGGAGCAGCTCTTCAGCAAAATCTCCCCGAATGATCCGGTTGACTATTATGTGCTATGCGGCACAAACGAACAGCTGTATGAGCGGTTGAAAAAGAAAAACCATCCGCGCCTTCTTCCGCTCCGTTATATTTCATCGCCTGCAGCCATGAGCGCCCTTTATGACGAGGTCGATTTTGTGCTCACGAAGCCAGGCGGCGTCACCTTAAGCGAATGCCTCCGCAAGCGAAAACCGGCGTTCATTTATGCCATGTTGCCGGGGCAAGAGGAAATCAACTTCCGTCTCTTGTGCGATGACGGGCTCATTTTTGATTTCCGCCATTGGCGCCGGCTTCCGTCACTGTCAAAGGCGATCGTTTCGACCCTGCACTCGCCGGCGCTGGCCCGCTGCCTCGCCAAGATCGACGACTATCACCGCACCCTCTCCCCAACCGACCCAGCGCTTGTTATTTACGAGCGGTTTTTAGCGGCTTCCCCGATCAACAAAGGACGCAGCTGGTTTGACAATGTGAAACCTCATCACTCCTTTCGCATATAG
- a CDS encoding metallophosphoesterase yields MTFFFIILSFFLLLAFGLRKAHRNTYEAVLHKVQVGGPKDGNGAIRILQLSDLHLEKLSISPDDLYEKLKGEPVDLIALTGDFLDREASIAKLGPYLTALKKLHPVYGMYAVFGNHDYVLQGEPFERLKATLEEHGCIVLQNETKTITVHGQTVNIIGIDDFYTGRSDIKKAYAGVKDGINLVLTHDPDIVPHMRDYHFDYLLSGHFHGGQIHWPKPYHLAKMSKTLTERNMIKGYHEWDGKPFYINEGLGQTGVNIRIGSKPEVTLHLLSLPSVAQSETVKAV; encoded by the coding sequence ATGACGTTTTTTTTCATCATTCTATCATTCTTTTTGTTGCTAGCTTTTGGTCTTCGAAAGGCACACCGCAACACGTATGAAGCGGTTTTGCATAAAGTTCAGGTCGGCGGCCCGAAGGACGGGAATGGCGCCATTCGCATTTTGCAGCTGTCTGACCTTCATTTAGAAAAGCTGTCTATTTCCCCGGATGATTTATACGAAAAGTTGAAAGGGGAACCGGTTGACTTGATTGCTCTGACCGGTGATTTCCTAGACCGTGAAGCGAGCATCGCTAAACTCGGCCCGTATTTGACGGCATTGAAGAAGTTGCATCCAGTTTATGGGATGTATGCGGTGTTTGGAAACCATGACTACGTGCTTCAAGGCGAACCGTTTGAACGCTTGAAGGCGACGCTCGAGGAGCACGGCTGCATCGTGTTGCAAAACGAAACGAAGACGATTACGGTTCACGGCCAAACGGTCAATATTATCGGCATTGACGATTTTTACACGGGGCGCAGCGACATCAAAAAGGCGTACGCCGGCGTGAAGGACGGCATCAACTTGGTGTTGACGCACGATCCGGACATCGTGCCGCACATGAGAGACTATCATTTTGATTATTTGTTGTCTGGCCACTTTCATGGCGGGCAAATTCACTGGCCAAAGCCGTACCATTTGGCGAAAATGAGCAAAACGCTCACTGAGCGGAACATGATCAAAGGCTATCATGAATGGGACGGCAAGCCGTTTTATATTAACGAAGGGCTCGGGCAAACTGGAGTGAACATCCGGATCGGCTCGAAGCCGGAAGTGACGCTCCACTTGTTGTCGTTGCCGTCCGTTGCGCAAAGCGAAACGGTCAAAGCTGTCTAA
- a CDS encoding endonuclease: protein MGEAERQLEELGQWRTDDAAAQLEQLSERLAEEDAYYRAEEDRQARERYYRSVPFDGDGLMLFVRYHELVAHTHKRRLPYFFSKDEYLYTWVDLQPDGTVRSLYSGERKDPKTLIVQDVETMKQRYGEFRQLLKKAKQGPSDVHERVKTIEKQWKFNAEHVVPQSWFGAREPMKGDLHHLFVCQPECNTLRSNFPYADFPFYNPEDPGEQIQNRCGVAHNGYFEPEYGKGTAARAMLYFLLRYPKAIAKSFRRKIDIPLLVRWHEQFPPTVYEYHRNSAIFFIQGNRNPFIDLPKLARRMVFPFEGAL from the coding sequence ATGGGGGAGGCGGAACGGCAGCTTGAGGAGCTCGGCCAATGGCGAACAGACGATGCCGCCGCGCAGCTTGAACAGCTGAGCGAGCGGCTCGCTGAAGAGGACGCGTATTACCGCGCTGAAGAAGACCGGCAGGCGCGCGAACGGTATTACCGTTCTGTGCCGTTTGACGGAGACGGATTGATGCTGTTTGTCCGCTACCACGAGTTGGTGGCGCACACCCATAAGCGGCGGCTGCCGTATTTTTTCAGCAAAGACGAGTATTTGTATACATGGGTTGATTTGCAGCCGGATGGGACGGTGCGCAGTTTGTATTCCGGCGAGCGAAAAGACCCGAAAACGTTAATCGTCCAAGATGTCGAAACGATGAAGCAGCGTTACGGCGAGTTTCGCCAACTATTAAAAAAAGCGAAACAGGGGCCGAGCGATGTGCACGAACGGGTGAAAACAATCGAGAAGCAATGGAAATTCAATGCGGAGCACGTTGTGCCCCAGTCATGGTTCGGCGCTCGTGAACCGATGAAAGGCGATTTGCACCATTTGTTCGTCTGCCAGCCGGAGTGCAACACGCTTCGGTCGAATTTCCCGTACGCTGATTTTCCATTTTACAATCCGGAAGATCCGGGCGAACAGATCCAAAACCGATGCGGCGTCGCCCATAACGGCTATTTCGAGCCGGAGTATGGCAAAGGGACGGCCGCACGGGCAATGTTGTATTTTTTGCTTCGCTACCCGAAGGCGATCGCCAAATCGTTCCGGCGCAAAATCGATATTCCGCTTCTTGTCCGCTGGCACGAGCAATTCCCGCCGACGGTGTACGAATACCATCGCAACAGCGCTATTTTTTTTATTCAAGGCAACCGCAATCCATTCATCGATCTTCCCAAGTTGGCTAGGCGGATGGTGTTTCCGTTTGAAGGGGCGCTATGA
- a CDS encoding bile acid:sodium symporter family protein, with translation MNTLGRISNFVGNTFAIWVLLFGALAFFAPSAFTWIAPYIVPLLGIVMFGMGLTLSADDFKEVFKRPLDVLIGVVAQFLIMPLVAFLLAYFLPVSREVALGIILVGCCPGGTASNVMTYLAKGDTALSVAVTSVSTILAPILTPSLILLLAGKWLSVSAAALFWSIVKVVLIPILLGLIAQALFQKQVKACIPALPLVSVIAIVAIVAAVVGQNQAAIAKSGLLIFLIVIVHNGLGLLLGYWFAKLFRLSPPKQKAISIEVGMQNSGLGAALATAHFSPLTAVPSAIFSVWHNISGPIIATYFRKQADRQTANDKTISV, from the coding sequence GTGAATACACTAGGAAGAATCAGCAACTTTGTCGGCAATACGTTTGCAATCTGGGTGCTTCTATTTGGCGCGCTGGCCTTTTTCGCCCCAAGCGCGTTTACGTGGATCGCCCCGTATATTGTGCCGCTTTTAGGCATCGTGATGTTTGGTATGGGATTGACGCTTTCAGCGGATGATTTCAAAGAAGTATTCAAGCGCCCGCTTGATGTGTTGATCGGCGTCGTTGCCCAGTTTCTGATCATGCCGCTTGTCGCGTTTTTGCTCGCTTACTTTCTTCCGGTTTCGCGCGAAGTGGCGCTCGGCATTATTTTAGTCGGCTGCTGTCCGGGCGGAACAGCATCCAACGTCATGACGTATTTGGCGAAAGGGGATACGGCGCTGTCGGTGGCCGTCACTTCTGTTTCGACGATTTTAGCGCCGATTTTGACGCCTTCGCTCATTTTGCTTTTGGCCGGAAAATGGCTGTCCGTATCGGCCGCTGCCTTGTTTTGGTCGATCGTCAAAGTCGTGCTGATTCCGATCCTTTTAGGCCTCATCGCCCAGGCCCTGTTCCAAAAGCAAGTCAAAGCGTGCATCCCGGCGCTGCCGCTCGTTTCTGTCATCGCCATTGTTGCCATCGTCGCCGCCGTCGTCGGTCAAAACCAAGCGGCCATTGCCAAAAGCGGACTTCTTATTTTTCTTATTGTCATTGTTCATAACGGATTGGGCTTGCTGCTTGGGTATTGGTTTGCCAAACTGTTTCGCCTGTCGCCGCCAAAACAAAAGGCAATTTCCATCGAAGTTGGCATGCAAAACTCCGGGCTTGGTGCGGCCTTGGCGACCGCCCATTTTTCGCCGCTCACCGCCGTTCCGAGCGCCATTTTCAGCGTCTGGCACAATATTTCCGGCCCGATTATCGCAACATACTTCCGCAAACAGGCAGACCGCCAAACAGCGAATGACAAGACGATTTCCGTTTAA
- a CDS encoding FeoB-associated Cys-rich membrane protein: MIANIVIGGAIFAYAGWALVRHVKKSAKGTCAACHAADRCAGSYGPER; this comes from the coding sequence ATGATTGCGAATATCGTCATTGGCGGGGCGATTTTCGCCTATGCCGGGTGGGCGCTGGTTCGTCATGTGAAAAAAAGCGCCAAAGGGACATGCGCAGCATGCCATGCGGCCGATCGCTGCGCTGGCAGCTACGGGCCAGAACGGTAA
- a CDS encoding DUF5317 domain-containing protein encodes MVYDGIILSLLIGWFRGGSLKGFAAMKLRGGWLFPLLLAVQVVIFFLQEKVAWIAKMSNVIFLLVYITGLVFLWLNRHQPGFSVIFAGVLLNFIVMAVNGGRMPVSVEAAQFLGREYIEALKAGLYGKHQAITSDTLLPFLGDIIPLSPPYPRQQVISIGDVVMNVGAFLFIQHLMLSAPRHRADDAEETTGAPAINK; translated from the coding sequence ATGGTTTACGATGGGATCATTTTGTCGTTGTTGATCGGCTGGTTTCGCGGCGGCAGCTTGAAAGGGTTTGCTGCTATGAAACTGCGCGGCGGTTGGTTGTTTCCGCTGTTGCTGGCGGTGCAGGTTGTCATCTTTTTCCTTCAAGAAAAAGTGGCATGGATCGCGAAAATGAGCAATGTAATTTTCCTTCTCGTCTACATCACCGGGCTTGTGTTTTTATGGCTCAACCGCCATCAGCCAGGATTTTCGGTTATTTTCGCCGGCGTTTTGCTTAACTTTATCGTTATGGCCGTAAACGGCGGACGAATGCCTGTCTCGGTTGAAGCTGCACAATTTCTCGGCCGCGAATACATTGAAGCGTTAAAAGCCGGTCTGTACGGCAAGCACCAGGCGATCACATCGGATACACTTCTGCCGTTTCTCGGCGACATCATTCCGCTGTCTCCACCGTATCCGCGCCAACAAGTCATCAGCATCGGCGACGTCGTGATGAACGTAGGGGCGTTCTTGTTTATCCAGCATCTGATGCTCAGCGCGCCGCGGCATAGGGCAGACGATGCTGAAGAAACAACGGGTGCTCCTGCGATCAATAAATAA